In the genome of Pangasianodon hypophthalmus isolate fPanHyp1 chromosome 23, fPanHyp1.pri, whole genome shotgun sequence, one region contains:
- the ccdc97 gene encoding coiled-coil domain-containing protein 97 isoform X1: MRTRWTSMPVSPQTPLPILRSGPEMWGEIESCIKPASPAPYEPDSGGTEDEDKMDQCASEPSNPTAHIQDKGSSLLDGMLSAIVDSGSPVKSQQLGEPDLTMEEKKQLLLEQYNTKPVVFLERYHTHLKPKHLEAFSHVSSDCRTQYYCTEVQKRASSSANKTRVRNHRYAALRALQKEGQYFSEEQMRFREPLLYEQYIGQYLSEEEILQRAEEAMQKGPIGLSDLLINSYQEKELQKRLQEEQGRENCAEQEEEEDDEEPPQAEWEPTAEEKAMLREEFLSQMHQRFLEGKDEDFNYSEVDENPDYDNLDILTRDAEERYFDEDEEEEEEEEENEEEEEENEGDSNMV; the protein is encoded by the exons ATGAGGACAAGATGGACCAGTATGCCAGTGAGCCCTCAAACCCCATTGCCCAT TTTACGCTCGGGACCAGAAATGTGGGGTGAAATCGAATCATGCATCAAACCTGCCAGTCCTGCACCCTATGAGCCAGATAGTGGTGGAACAGAGGATGAGGACAAGATGGACCAGTGTGCCAGTGAGCCCTCAAACCCCACTGCCCAT attCAGGATAAAGGTTCCAGCCTTCTGGATGGCATGTTATCAGCTATAGTGGACAGTGGGAGTCCAGTAAAGAGCCAGCAGCTGGGAGAACCTGATCTTACTATGGAGGAGAAAAAGCAGTTATTGTTGGAACAGTATAATACCAAGCCGGTAGTCTTTCTTGAGCGTTATCACACTCATTTGAAACCGAAGCATTTGGAGGCCTTCTCACATGTGAGCAGTGACTGTAGAACACAGTATTACTGTACGGAAGTTCAGAAACGGGCGTCGAGTTCAGCCAACAAGACGAGGGTGCGCAACCATCGCTACGCAGCTCTTCGTGCACTTCAGAAGG AGGGCCAGTACTTCAGCGAGGAGCAGATGCGTTTTCGAGAGCCTCTTCTGTATGAGCAGTACATCGGTCAGTACCTGAGTGAGGAAGAAATCCTGCAGCGTGCTGAAGAAGCTATGCAGAAGGGCCCGATAGGTCTGTCTGACCTGCTCATCAACTCTTACCAGGAGAAGGAGCTCCAGAAACGCCTGCAGGAGGAACAGGGCAGAGAGAACTGTGCagagcaggaggaagaggagg ATGACGAGGAGCCTCCACAGGCGGAATGGGAACCGACAGCAGAAGAGAAAGCCATGCTGAGAGAGGAGTTTCTGAGTCAAATGCACCAACGCTTCTTAGAGGGCAAAGATGAAGACTTTAACTACAG TGAAGTGGATGAGAACCCAGATTACGATAACCTGGACATTTTAACTCGCGATGCTGAAGAAAGGTACTTtgatgaagatgaggaagaagaagaagaggaggaggaaaatgaagaggaagaggaggaaaatgAGGGTGACAGCAATATGGTGTAA
- the ccdc97 gene encoding coiled-coil domain-containing protein 97 isoform X2, whose product MWGEIESCIKPASPAPYEPDSGGTEDEDKMDQCASEPSNPTAHIQDKGSSLLDGMLSAIVDSGSPVKSQQLGEPDLTMEEKKQLLLEQYNTKPVVFLERYHTHLKPKHLEAFSHVSSDCRTQYYCTEVQKRASSSANKTRVRNHRYAALRALQKEGQYFSEEQMRFREPLLYEQYIGQYLSEEEILQRAEEAMQKGPIGLSDLLINSYQEKELQKRLQEEQGRENCAEQEEEEDDEEPPQAEWEPTAEEKAMLREEFLSQMHQRFLEGKDEDFNYSEVDENPDYDNLDILTRDAEERYFDEDEEEEEEEEENEEEEEENEGDSNMV is encoded by the exons ATGTGGGGTGAAATCGAATCATGCATCAAACCTGCCAGTCCTGCACCCTATGAGCCAGATAGTGGTGGAACAGAGGATGAGGACAAGATGGACCAGTGTGCCAGTGAGCCCTCAAACCCCACTGCCCAT attCAGGATAAAGGTTCCAGCCTTCTGGATGGCATGTTATCAGCTATAGTGGACAGTGGGAGTCCAGTAAAGAGCCAGCAGCTGGGAGAACCTGATCTTACTATGGAGGAGAAAAAGCAGTTATTGTTGGAACAGTATAATACCAAGCCGGTAGTCTTTCTTGAGCGTTATCACACTCATTTGAAACCGAAGCATTTGGAGGCCTTCTCACATGTGAGCAGTGACTGTAGAACACAGTATTACTGTACGGAAGTTCAGAAACGGGCGTCGAGTTCAGCCAACAAGACGAGGGTGCGCAACCATCGCTACGCAGCTCTTCGTGCACTTCAGAAGG AGGGCCAGTACTTCAGCGAGGAGCAGATGCGTTTTCGAGAGCCTCTTCTGTATGAGCAGTACATCGGTCAGTACCTGAGTGAGGAAGAAATCCTGCAGCGTGCTGAAGAAGCTATGCAGAAGGGCCCGATAGGTCTGTCTGACCTGCTCATCAACTCTTACCAGGAGAAGGAGCTCCAGAAACGCCTGCAGGAGGAACAGGGCAGAGAGAACTGTGCagagcaggaggaagaggagg ATGACGAGGAGCCTCCACAGGCGGAATGGGAACCGACAGCAGAAGAGAAAGCCATGCTGAGAGAGGAGTTTCTGAGTCAAATGCACCAACGCTTCTTAGAGGGCAAAGATGAAGACTTTAACTACAG TGAAGTGGATGAGAACCCAGATTACGATAACCTGGACATTTTAACTCGCGATGCTGAAGAAAGGTACTTtgatgaagatgaggaagaagaagaagaggaggaggaaaatgaagaggaagaggaggaaaatgAGGGTGACAGCAATATGGTGTAA
- the llgl1 gene encoding lethal(2) giant larvae protein homolog 1 isoform X1 yields MMKFRFRRQGNDPQREKVKQELFAFNKSVEHGFPNQPSALAYDPKLQLMAIGTKSGAIKVYGAPGVEFTGLHKEAATVTQLHFLHGQGRILSLLDDNTLHLWEIVQKDFCFHLEEVRCFSLPGRPGIESTSATRVTVLLPKLSCDLLAVGTEGGGIHFLELPTFTLLNKSLFQDEIMQSLPDSYKCGKSLGPVESLQEHPQHPDKILIGYSRGLVVLWDFQSRHVDNLFLGKQQLESLVWVRSGNSFVSSHSDGGYMVWPVSSSTFCTNEPISSTIPYGPFPCKAVNKILWRTTQTGAPLVLFSGGMPRASYGDRHCLTILQDSTHVTLDFTSRVIDFFTIHCTDRDIEFDEPSTLVVLLEEELVVIDLQTPGWPTIPAPYLAPLHSSAITCSYHISNVPNKLWERVVRAGQQQCPLQTRTLFIQNWPICGGKNLAPDSKQKELLLTGHEDGTIRFWDASGVALRPLYKLSTANIFQTDCDHNDSLTQASEEEWPPFQKVGCFDPYSDDPRLGIQKICLCKYSGKLVVAGTAGQVIVMYLCDEKSDHMIDVITMDLLRDREGFTWKGHDRLPEKSGSVVFAPGFQPVVLVQCMPPAAVTAVTLHAEWNLVAFGTSHGFGLFDYHRRSPVLARCTLHPNDSLAMEGPLSRVKSLKKSLRQSFRRIRKSRVSGKKRVLVSSPSSKVQEANAQLAEQDAEVTPVQRRIEPRSADDSLSGVVRCLCFADTFLRDGTHHGPTMWAGTNSGCVYAYALDVPSQEKFSERSVEALLGKEIQLMHRAPVVSIVVLDGRGNPLPEPYEESRDLAKAPDMQGSHSVLIASEEQFKVFTLPKVSAKTKFKLTAHEGCRVRKVALVNFCSAASEDYCENGLVCLTNLGDIHVFSVPALRPQVRYDCIRKEDISGIASCVFTKTGQGFYLISPSEYKRFSLSARVITEPQCWVDVDRPYESSEHDLCMPVLPQANGTYKTQSPGESKSAEHAEGVFDEMQSALSSPGLDSPNSSADITLDTTGELTVEDVKDFLVSVDEAENNLRNMSEEDGRLPGILIN; encoded by the exons ATATGGGGCTCCTGGAGTGGAGTTCACTGGACTTCATAAGGAGGCTGCCACTGTCACACAGTTACACTTCCTCCATGGACAG GGGAGGATTCTGTCCCTGCTGGATGATAACACTTTGCACCTCTGGGAGATTGTGCAGAAAGATTTCTGCTTCCACCTGGAGGAGGTGCGCTGCTTCAGCCTCCCTGGCAGGCCTGGCATCGAGAGCACCAG TGCGACGCGTGTGACTGTTCTTCTGCCGAAACTGAGCTGTGATCTCTTGGCTGTGGGCACTGAGGGTGGTGGAATCCACTTCCTGGAGCTGCCCACTTTCACACTGCTGAACAAGTCACTGTTCCAAGATGAAATCATGCAGAG CCTTCCTGATAGTTACAAGTGTGGAAAGTCTCTGGGACCAGTGGAGTCCCTACAGGAGCATCCCCAGCATCCAGACAAAATCCTCATCGGCTACAGTAGAGGCCTTGTTGTGCTCTGGGACTTCCAAAGCCGTCATGTAGACAACCTCTTCCTTGGAAAGCAG CAGTTGGAGAGCTTGGTGTGGGTCCGGTCTGGGAACAGCTTTGTCAGTTCCCATAGCGATGGTGGATACATGGTGTGGCCTGTTAGTAGCAGTACCTTCTGCACCAATGAACCCATCTCTTCCACTATACCATATG gcCCATTTCCCTGCAAAGCTGTGAACAAGATCTTGTGGAGGACCACCCAGACGGG AGCTCCATTGGTGCTGTTTAGCGGCGGTATGCCTCGAGCCAGCTACGGGGACAGACACTGTTTAACAATACTGCAGGACAGCACACACGTTACCCTGGACTTCACCTCGCGAGTCATTGACTTTTTCACCATCCACTGCACAGACAGAGACATAG AGTTTGATGAGCCCTCAACCCTTGTCGTGCTGCTGGAGGAGGAGCTGGTGGTGATTGACCTTCAGACACCTGGCTGGCCCACCATCCCTGCCCCATACTTGGCACCTCTGCACTCCTCTGCCATCACATGCTCCTACCACATCTCCAATGTGCCAAACAAACTGTGGGAGAGGGTGGTGAGAGCTGGGCAGCAGCAGTGCCCTCTGCAGACACGCACG CTGTTTATACAGAACTGGCCAATATGTGGAGGAAAGAACTTGGCACCTGATTCTAAACAAAAAGAGCTGCTGCTAACTGG GCACGAGGATGGCACGATACGCTTCTGGGATGCCTCCGGAGTGGCACTCAGACCTCTCTACAAGCTGAGCACAGCCAACATCTTCCAAACCGACTGTGACCACAATGACAGCCTGACCCAAGCCAGCGAAGAGGAGTGGCCTCCATTCCAAAAG gtGGGCTGCTTTGACCCATACAGTGATGACCCCAGGCTAGGAATCCAGAAGATCTGCCTGTGCAAATACAGTGGCAAGCTGGTGGTGGCTGGTACTGCAGGACAG GTGATTGTGATGTACTTGTGTGACGAGAAATCTGATCACATGATTGATGTGATCACCATGGACCTCCTCCGGGACCGGGAAGGTTTCACATGGAAGGGTCATGACCGGCTGCCAGAGAAGTCTGGCTCTGTAGTGTTCGCTCCTGGATTTCAGCCTGTAGTCCTCGTGCAGTGCATGCCCCCTGCGGCGGTTACCGCGGTGACGCTGCATGCCGAGTGGAACCTTGTTGCTTTTGGCACCAGTCATGGCTTTGGTCTCTTCGACTACCATCGCCGTAGCCCTGTGCTGGCAAG GTGTACACTACATCCCAATGACTCTCTGGCTATGGAGGGACCTCTCTCGCGAGTGAAGTCCCTGAAGAAGTCTCTCCGTCAGTCATTCAGGAGGATCCGCAAGAGTAGGGTGTCTGGGAAGAAGCGTGTGTTGGTCAGCAGCCCATCCAGTAAA GTCCAGGAGGCTAATGCTCAGCTAGCAGAGCAGGATGCTGAGGTGACGCCAGTACAGAGACGGATTGAGCCCCGTTCAGCTGATGATTCATTATCTGGGGTGGTGCGCTGCCTCTGCTTCGCTGATACCTTCCTTCGAGATG GAACGCACCATGGCCCTACCATGTGGGCTGGGACGAATTCAGGCTGTGTGTATGCTTACGCCTTGGACGTGCCCTCACAGGAGAAGTTCTCAGAGCGGAGCGTGGAGGCTTTGCTGGGGAAAGAGATCCAACTCATGCACAGAGCACCAGTTGTGTCCATTGTTGTGCTGGACGGCAGGGGAAACCCTCTGCCCGAGCCCTATGAGGAGTCAAGAGACCTGGCCAAAGCTCCTGATATGCAGGGCAGCCACTCAGTCCTGATTGCCTCTGAGGAACAGTTTAAG GTGTTCACGCTGCCTAAAGTCAGCGCAAAAACCAAATTCAAGCTGACTGCTCATGAGGGCTGCCGTGTACGGAAGGTGGCTCTGGTGAACTTCTGCAGTGCTGCTTCTGAGGACTACTGTGAGAATGGCCTAGTGTGCCTGACCAACCTGGGGGACATTCACGTGTTCAGTGTGCCCGCGTTGAGGCCGCAAGTGCGATATGACTGCATCCGCAAGGAAGACATAAGCGGCATTGCGTCCTGTGTGTTCACCAAGACTGGGCAAG GGTTTTATCTGATCTCACCGTCCGAGTATAAACGGTTCTCTCTGTCTGCACGGGTCATCACTGAACCTCAGTGTTGGGTGGATGTAGATCGACCTTACGAATCTTCTGAACATGA TTTGTGTATGCCCGTACTGCCTCAGGCCAATGGCACATACAAGACCCAATCACCAGGAGAGAGCAAATCTGCAGAGCATGCTGAAG GCGTGTTTGATGAAATGCAGAGTGCTTTATCCTCTCCTGGCCTGGATTCTCCAAACAGCAGTGCTGATATCACGCTCGACACAACAGGAGAGCTCACTGTGGAGGATGTGAAAGATTTCCTAGT GAGTGTGGATGAGGCTGAGAATAACCTGAGGAATATGAGTGAGGAGGACGGACGGCTTCCTGGGATTCTTATCAACTGA
- the llgl1 gene encoding lethal(2) giant larvae protein homolog 1 isoform X2, translating to MMKFRFRRQGNDPQREKVKQELFAFNKSVEHGFPNQPSALAYDPKLQLMAIGTKSGAIKVYGAPGVEFTGLHKEAATVTQLHFLHGQGRILSLLDDNTLHLWEIVQKDFCFHLEEVRCFSLPGRPGIESTSATRVTVLLPKLSCDLLAVGTEGGGIHFLELPTFTLLNKSLFQDEIMQSLPDSYKCGKSLGPVESLQEHPQHPDKILIGYSRGLVVLWDFQSRHVDNLFLGKQQLESLVWVRSGNSFVSSHSDGGYMVWPVSSSTFCTNEPISSTIPYGPFPCKAVNKILWRTTQTGAPLVLFSGGMPRASYGDRHCLTILQDSTHVTLDFTSRVIDFFTIHCTDRDIEFDEPSTLVVLLEEELVVIDLQTPGWPTIPAPYLAPLHSSAITCSYHISNVPNKLWERVVRAGQQQCPLQTRTNWPICGGKNLAPDSKQKELLLTGHEDGTIRFWDASGVALRPLYKLSTANIFQTDCDHNDSLTQASEEEWPPFQKVGCFDPYSDDPRLGIQKICLCKYSGKLVVAGTAGQVIVMYLCDEKSDHMIDVITMDLLRDREGFTWKGHDRLPEKSGSVVFAPGFQPVVLVQCMPPAAVTAVTLHAEWNLVAFGTSHGFGLFDYHRRSPVLARCTLHPNDSLAMEGPLSRVKSLKKSLRQSFRRIRKSRVSGKKRVLVSSPSSKVQEANAQLAEQDAEVTPVQRRIEPRSADDSLSGVVRCLCFADTFLRDGTHHGPTMWAGTNSGCVYAYALDVPSQEKFSERSVEALLGKEIQLMHRAPVVSIVVLDGRGNPLPEPYEESRDLAKAPDMQGSHSVLIASEEQFKVFTLPKVSAKTKFKLTAHEGCRVRKVALVNFCSAASEDYCENGLVCLTNLGDIHVFSVPALRPQVRYDCIRKEDISGIASCVFTKTGQGFYLISPSEYKRFSLSARVITEPQCWVDVDRPYESSEHDLCMPVLPQANGTYKTQSPGESKSAEHAEGVFDEMQSALSSPGLDSPNSSADITLDTTGELTVEDVKDFLVSVDEAENNLRNMSEEDGRLPGILIN from the exons ATATGGGGCTCCTGGAGTGGAGTTCACTGGACTTCATAAGGAGGCTGCCACTGTCACACAGTTACACTTCCTCCATGGACAG GGGAGGATTCTGTCCCTGCTGGATGATAACACTTTGCACCTCTGGGAGATTGTGCAGAAAGATTTCTGCTTCCACCTGGAGGAGGTGCGCTGCTTCAGCCTCCCTGGCAGGCCTGGCATCGAGAGCACCAG TGCGACGCGTGTGACTGTTCTTCTGCCGAAACTGAGCTGTGATCTCTTGGCTGTGGGCACTGAGGGTGGTGGAATCCACTTCCTGGAGCTGCCCACTTTCACACTGCTGAACAAGTCACTGTTCCAAGATGAAATCATGCAGAG CCTTCCTGATAGTTACAAGTGTGGAAAGTCTCTGGGACCAGTGGAGTCCCTACAGGAGCATCCCCAGCATCCAGACAAAATCCTCATCGGCTACAGTAGAGGCCTTGTTGTGCTCTGGGACTTCCAAAGCCGTCATGTAGACAACCTCTTCCTTGGAAAGCAG CAGTTGGAGAGCTTGGTGTGGGTCCGGTCTGGGAACAGCTTTGTCAGTTCCCATAGCGATGGTGGATACATGGTGTGGCCTGTTAGTAGCAGTACCTTCTGCACCAATGAACCCATCTCTTCCACTATACCATATG gcCCATTTCCCTGCAAAGCTGTGAACAAGATCTTGTGGAGGACCACCCAGACGGG AGCTCCATTGGTGCTGTTTAGCGGCGGTATGCCTCGAGCCAGCTACGGGGACAGACACTGTTTAACAATACTGCAGGACAGCACACACGTTACCCTGGACTTCACCTCGCGAGTCATTGACTTTTTCACCATCCACTGCACAGACAGAGACATAG AGTTTGATGAGCCCTCAACCCTTGTCGTGCTGCTGGAGGAGGAGCTGGTGGTGATTGACCTTCAGACACCTGGCTGGCCCACCATCCCTGCCCCATACTTGGCACCTCTGCACTCCTCTGCCATCACATGCTCCTACCACATCTCCAATGTGCCAAACAAACTGTGGGAGAGGGTGGTGAGAGCTGGGCAGCAGCAGTGCCCTCTGCAGACACGCACG AACTGGCCAATATGTGGAGGAAAGAACTTGGCACCTGATTCTAAACAAAAAGAGCTGCTGCTAACTGG GCACGAGGATGGCACGATACGCTTCTGGGATGCCTCCGGAGTGGCACTCAGACCTCTCTACAAGCTGAGCACAGCCAACATCTTCCAAACCGACTGTGACCACAATGACAGCCTGACCCAAGCCAGCGAAGAGGAGTGGCCTCCATTCCAAAAG gtGGGCTGCTTTGACCCATACAGTGATGACCCCAGGCTAGGAATCCAGAAGATCTGCCTGTGCAAATACAGTGGCAAGCTGGTGGTGGCTGGTACTGCAGGACAG GTGATTGTGATGTACTTGTGTGACGAGAAATCTGATCACATGATTGATGTGATCACCATGGACCTCCTCCGGGACCGGGAAGGTTTCACATGGAAGGGTCATGACCGGCTGCCAGAGAAGTCTGGCTCTGTAGTGTTCGCTCCTGGATTTCAGCCTGTAGTCCTCGTGCAGTGCATGCCCCCTGCGGCGGTTACCGCGGTGACGCTGCATGCCGAGTGGAACCTTGTTGCTTTTGGCACCAGTCATGGCTTTGGTCTCTTCGACTACCATCGCCGTAGCCCTGTGCTGGCAAG GTGTACACTACATCCCAATGACTCTCTGGCTATGGAGGGACCTCTCTCGCGAGTGAAGTCCCTGAAGAAGTCTCTCCGTCAGTCATTCAGGAGGATCCGCAAGAGTAGGGTGTCTGGGAAGAAGCGTGTGTTGGTCAGCAGCCCATCCAGTAAA GTCCAGGAGGCTAATGCTCAGCTAGCAGAGCAGGATGCTGAGGTGACGCCAGTACAGAGACGGATTGAGCCCCGTTCAGCTGATGATTCATTATCTGGGGTGGTGCGCTGCCTCTGCTTCGCTGATACCTTCCTTCGAGATG GAACGCACCATGGCCCTACCATGTGGGCTGGGACGAATTCAGGCTGTGTGTATGCTTACGCCTTGGACGTGCCCTCACAGGAGAAGTTCTCAGAGCGGAGCGTGGAGGCTTTGCTGGGGAAAGAGATCCAACTCATGCACAGAGCACCAGTTGTGTCCATTGTTGTGCTGGACGGCAGGGGAAACCCTCTGCCCGAGCCCTATGAGGAGTCAAGAGACCTGGCCAAAGCTCCTGATATGCAGGGCAGCCACTCAGTCCTGATTGCCTCTGAGGAACAGTTTAAG GTGTTCACGCTGCCTAAAGTCAGCGCAAAAACCAAATTCAAGCTGACTGCTCATGAGGGCTGCCGTGTACGGAAGGTGGCTCTGGTGAACTTCTGCAGTGCTGCTTCTGAGGACTACTGTGAGAATGGCCTAGTGTGCCTGACCAACCTGGGGGACATTCACGTGTTCAGTGTGCCCGCGTTGAGGCCGCAAGTGCGATATGACTGCATCCGCAAGGAAGACATAAGCGGCATTGCGTCCTGTGTGTTCACCAAGACTGGGCAAG GGTTTTATCTGATCTCACCGTCCGAGTATAAACGGTTCTCTCTGTCTGCACGGGTCATCACTGAACCTCAGTGTTGGGTGGATGTAGATCGACCTTACGAATCTTCTGAACATGA TTTGTGTATGCCCGTACTGCCTCAGGCCAATGGCACATACAAGACCCAATCACCAGGAGAGAGCAAATCTGCAGAGCATGCTGAAG GCGTGTTTGATGAAATGCAGAGTGCTTTATCCTCTCCTGGCCTGGATTCTCCAAACAGCAGTGCTGATATCACGCTCGACACAACAGGAGAGCTCACTGTGGAGGATGTGAAAGATTTCCTAGT GAGTGTGGATGAGGCTGAGAATAACCTGAGGAATATGAGTGAGGAGGACGGACGGCTTCCTGGGATTCTTATCAACTGA